A genomic segment from Sciurus carolinensis chromosome 1, mSciCar1.2, whole genome shotgun sequence encodes:
- the C2cd4d gene encoding C2 calcium-dependent domain-containing protein 4D: MWLLEKAGYRVGTAEPGARRAPSSLFPKRRVPGPPTRAFPNVLTPDRIPQFFIPPRLRDPGGVQPRAGPNVGGRSLPSACSLPHLAGREGWAFLPESPHTRRRESLFHSPPPGLAGGLPPTQSRLYVSAPDLRLCLAPDSDTASSPDSSPFGSPRSGPGRRRSPRPDSLSPEEADSSDTSPYAPRRAGAPTPPLFHLDFLYCQLRPTKESVLRLGPRGGQLRLSAEYQAGLGRLRLRLVSAEALPRPRAGPGSGGGGCCVVLRLQPRVRPRAQRSRVVKCSANLIFNEDFFFDGLGPPDLAARSLRAKVLDRGLGLRRDVLLGECETPLIALLPPLGGGLGSGSSLVPAHLSL; this comes from the coding sequence ATGTGGCTCTTAGAGAAAGCTGGCTACAGGGTGGGGACCGCGGAGCCTGGAGCTCGGCGGGCGCCCTCCAGCCTGTTTCCTAAGCGCCGGGTCCCGGGCCCACCCACGCGCGCCTTCCCTAATGTCCTCACCCCTGATCGCATCCCGCAGTTCTTCATCCCACCTCGGCTCCGGGACCCAGGCGGCGTCCAGCCCCGGGCCGGGCCCAACGTGGGCGGGCGcagcctcccctctgcctgctcGCTGCCGCATCTAGCGGGCCGCGAAGGCTGGGCATTCCTGCCCGAGAGCCCGCACACGCGCCGGCGCGAGTCTCTGTTCCACTCGCCGCCGCCCGGCCTGGCTGGGGGACTCCCCCCAACGCAGTCTCGACTGTATGTCTCAGCCCCGGACCTGCGCCTCTGCCTGGCCCCCGACAGCGACACGGCCTCGTCGCCCGACTCATCGCCCTTTGGATCCCCCCGGTCGGGTCCTGGCCGGCGCCGGTCACCCAGGCCCGACTCGTTGTCCCCGGAAGAGGCCGACTCGTCCGACACCAGCCCGTACGCGCCGCGCCGCGCAGGGGCGCCCACGCCGCCGCTTTTCCACCTGGATTTCCTCTACTGCCAGCTGCGGCCGACCAAGGAGAGCGTGCTGCGCCTTGGGCCCCGCGGCGGGCAACTCCGGCTCTCCGCCGAGTACCAGGCCGGGCTCGGGCGGCTGCGGCTGCGCCTGGTGAGCGCTGAGGCCCTTCCCCGGCCTCGGGCGGGCCCCGgtagcggcggcggcggctgctgcGTGGTGCTAAGGCTGCAGCCCCGCGTCCGGCCGAGAGCCCAGCGGAGCCGAGTGGTCAAATGCAGCGCCAACCTCATCTTCAACGAGGACTTCTTCTTCGACGGACTCGGCCCTCCAGACCTGGCCGCCCGCAGTCTGAGGGCCAAAGTGCTGGACAGAGGCTTGGGACTGCGCAGGGACGTGCTGCTGGGGGAGTGCGAGACGCCCCTTATTGCCCTGCTGCCCCCCTTGGGTGGAGGGCTAGGCTCTGGATCTTCCCTGGTGCCCGCCCATCTCAGCCTGTAA